In a genomic window of Diabrotica undecimpunctata isolate CICGRU chromosome 2, icDiaUnde3, whole genome shotgun sequence:
- the Coq7 gene encoding 5-demethoxyubiquinone hydroxylase, mitochondrial has translation MFALSRRSIAPLRQIRTKTDKAVLDEIIRVDHAGELGADRIYAGQMFILGSTSKAPLIRHMWEQEKHHKATFEDLIRKRRVRPTVMTPIWNIAGFALGAGSALLGDKAAMACTVAVETVIVDHYNDQLRTLLEDPECDKELVETIKKFRDEEQEHHDHGIDQGAKQTPFYEAFTNVIKAGCKAAIAISKVV, from the exons ATGTTTGCTCTTTCGAGGAGGTCAATAGCGCCTTTGAGACAAATTAGAACTAAAACGGACAAAGCCGTTTTGGACGAAATTATTCGAGTAGATCATGCTGGAGAATTGGGAGCAGATCGAATTTATGCAGGTCAGATGTTCATTCTAGGCAGCACTTCAAAAGCGCCTTTGATAAGACATATGTGGGAGCAAGAAAAACATCACAAAGCTACATTTGAAGATTTAATTAGAAAACGTCGGGTTAGGCCTACAGTAATGACTCCTATTTGGAACATTGCAGGTTTCGCCTTAG GAGCAGGATCAGCATTGCTTGGAGATAAAGCAGCTATGGCATGTACAGTGGCTGTTGAAACAGTAATTGTAGATCATTATAATGACCAACTGAGAACTCTATTGGAAGATCCAGAGTGTGATAAAGAGCTTGTAGAAACTATTAAGAAATTTAGAGATGAGGAACAAGAGCATCATGATCACGGCATTGATCAGGGAGCAAAGCAGACTCCTTTTTATGAAGCGTTTACTAATGTTATTAAAGCTGGATGTAAAGCAGCTATAGCTATTTCAAAAGTAGTTTAA
- the LOC140434473 gene encoding uncharacterized protein, producing the protein MANCFTFAKRKSIVVEDSTWTNQVVTQSPLSFTNNEDSLNETYATAVDENETQYLSVLESTTGDDTLEDIHDITLGSQKLLIQDTMGLNVETISQDNFNVTESEEQQVVIFNVEGSNELYGIQVAQDNDGNVHRYQFQLRKTGDGQLEPMPETVQLLANEEDQQVTEEQQDASELTADEINKEQFEHPVYLQAKLDQTDESSQSHLFISEKTNVKKEVPNFFRENLEENYEEASINLKSEINLATLKDEFIKQQNEECQDTEEPLSASFDEDFTSEATSYDTAEIHNDQEAVIDFDNQTTQEDYENSAESKNDPLHFEQMFIHDHQADEIHHYHEDFQPENEENSNILIIEKDAENNESEHEDYEFVSQLPVTAEDINEEETVDEEAGVWYSEPNIPVESVKLTENSLLKTTNILKQPTNTIKPVDPKKKAILYYMVPRTDQKENVNSLPYTNSNPRSLLKNNLDLTKINEENIKKLQREKLMERRYARSKEAIQAKMFNNFINKTTIPHAPVRQGRLPRKQQIKPVDNRRNEEIIVQEVMVSSKGFVESVSDRLKNLEVTSIVELSDSDDDKDLTNGTKKKKKNKKANSGSTAITSDSEGSVIEIIHTDDESENTSCVMNTVKKGPGRPKKNTEDISKRSHELETNKENGSGSSTESTPSKKSRTDDSSEVESDTNKQDNHEINCPLCSKSFPNQNSLSTHIQHHNLENSLRSTTKPNLEYRHNCDKCQQTFKNSILLKKHVCSISKELKNTHKCGVCSKTFKDVTLFNIHKKSHIKENLIKTTTVVSISPKKFTPRPSTSLSKTPFKAPASFKCKECSKVCSSQTILTIHEKSHKKFFCANCNMSFTSKILLDTHVRIKCVKNSSPKDRRLSFKIRKSFISSPRMSSIRGKSLNTLKPSAIVAATNNSKKSSVPTSSARKSILPSSSATKSVDPSNGVRKTLIPSSSARKSIIPSSTARKSFLPSSSARKSVISNDSARKSFAPRSTSASSSLGINNSIRTKQILNPLFKDSGNTTKNVNSGLNTSNFVKNLEVEIQCDTCTMKFTNWTALFKHKVKNHGLHTPDKKVLEPKRKGIHKPLTLHGGIPANERLNKAFQILRRNLAMVDADTTEESTLGGKSEQKKDTVLPQIVISEPSHAKQ; encoded by the exons ATGGCAAACTGCTTTACCTTTGCCAAGAGAAAATCTATTGTTGTAGAAGACAGTACTTGGACAAATCAAGTTGTAACACAAAGTCCGTTGAGTTTTACAAATAATGAAg ACAGCCTAAATGAAACGTATGCAACTGCAGTAGATGAAAATGAAACTCAATACCTATCTGTCCTAGAATCAACAACTGGTGATGACACATTAGAAGATATTCATGATATTACACTAGGCAGTCAAAAATTACTTATTCAAGATACTATGGGACTTAATGTTGAAACAATATCTCAAGATAATTTTAATGTAACTGAATCTGAAGAACAACAGGTTGTAATATTTAATGTGGAAGGATCTAATGAACTTTATGGTATACAAGTAGCTCAAGATAATGATGGAAATGTTCATAGATACCAATTTCAATTAAG GAAAACTGGAGATGGACAGCTAGAACCTATGCCAGAAACTGTTCAATTATTAGCTAATGAAGAAGATCAACAAGTGACAGAAGAACAGCAGGATGCTTCTGAACTAACTGCTGATGAGATAAACAAAGAACAGTTTGAACATCCTGTTTATTTACAGGCAAAATTAGATCAAACAGATGAAAGTTCACAATCTCATTTGTTTATTTCTGAAAAAACAAATGTGAAGAAAGAAGTCCCCAATTTTTTCAGGGAAAACTTAGAAGAAAACTATGAAGAAGCTAGTATAAATCTCAAATCag AGATAAATTTGGCAACATTAAAGGACGAATTTATCAAGCAACAAAATGAGGAATGCCAAGATACAGAGGAGCCACTCTCTGCAAGTTTTGATGAAGATTTTACATCCGAAG CTACTTCGTATGATACAGCAGAAATCCACAATGACCAAGAGGCAGTTATAGATTTCGACAATCAAACTACACAAGAGGATTATGAAAATAGTGCAGAATCTAAAAATGATCCACTCCATTTTGAACAAATGTTCATTCATGATCATCAGGCGGATGAGATACATCATTATCATGAAGATTTTCAACCTGAAAACGAAGAAAATTCTAATATACTTATAATCGAGAAAGATGCAGAAAACAATGAATCTGAACATGAAGATTATGAATTTGTCAGTCAACTTCCAGTTAcag CTGAAGATATTAACGAAGAAGAAACTGTTGACGAGGAAGCAGGGGTATGGTACTCTGAGCCTAACATTCCTGTAGAATCTGTGAAGCTTACCGAAAATTCATTGCTGAAGACAACAAATATCCTTAAACAGCCCACAAATACCATCAAACCAGTTGATCCCAAGAAAAAAGCAATTTTGTACTATATGGTTCCTAGGACTGATCAAAAAGAAAACGTCAACTCACTTCCTTACACAAACAGTAATCCTCGCAGTCTCTTGAAAAATAACTTGGATCTTACTAAAATAAATgaggaaaatataaaaaagctACAGAGAGAAAAACTAATGGAAAGGAGATATGCCAGGAGCAAAGAGGCCATTCAAGCAAAGATGTTTAATAATTTCATAAATAAAACGACCATTCCTCACGCTCCCGTCAGGCAAGGTAGATTACCTAGGAAGCAGCAAATTAAGCCGGTGGATAATAGAAGAAACGAAGAAATCATTGTGCAGGAGGTGATGGTTTCGTCAAAAGGATTTGTCGAAAGTGTGAGCGATAGactaaaaaatttagag gtaACCAGCATAGTTGAATTAAGCGACTCCGACGATGACAAGGATCTTACAAATGGaaccaaaaagaaaaagaaaaacaagaaggcAAATTCAGGCAGTACAGCGATAACCTCCGATTCAGAAGGCAGTGTGATAGAAATTATACATACTGATGATGAATCCGAGAATACTAGTTGTGTTATGAATACTGTAAAGAAAGGACCCGGTAGGCCGAAGAAGAATACCGAGGACATTTCAAAACGTTCCCACGAACTTGAAACTAATAAAGAAAATGGTAGTGGTAGCAGTACCGAGAGTACCCCTAGTAAAAAAAGCCGGACTGATGACTCCAGTGAAGTCGAAAGTGACACAAACAAACAAGACAACCATGAAATAAATTGCCCACTGTGCTCCAAATCTTTCCCAAACCAAAATAGCCTTAGTACTCATATACAACATCACAATTTAGAAAATAGTTTGCGAAGTACTACAAAACCTAATTTGGAATATCGACACAACTGCGATAAGTGCCAACAAACCTTCAAGAATTCGATACTGTTAAAGAAGCACGTTTGCAGTATTAGCAAAGAACTCAAAAACACGCACAAGTGTGGAGTATGCTCTAAAACTTTCAAGGACGTAACTCTTTTTAACATCCACAAAAAATCTCATatcaaagaaaatttaataaaaactaccACAGTTGTCAGCATATCACCAAAGAAGTTCACACCTAGGCCATCAACCAGCTTATCAAAAACACCCTTCAAAGCTCCAGCTAGCTTTAAGTGCAAAGAATGCTCAAAAGTTTGTTCTTCGCAAACTATACTTACAATCCATGAAAAATCGCACAAAAAGTTCTTCTGTGCCAATTGTAATATGAGCTTTACCTCGAAAATCTTGTTAGACACCCATGTCCGGATAAAGTGCGTGAAGAACTCTTCACCGAAAGATAGAAGATTATCATTTAAAATCAGAAAGTCGTTTATTAGTTCTCCACGGATGAGTTCGATCAGAGGCAAAAGTTTAAATACACTGAAACCTTCTGCCATTGTCGCTGCTACTAATAACTCTAAAAAAAGCAGTGTTCCTACTAGTAGTGCTAGAAAGAGCATACTTCCTAGCAGTAGTGCAACAAAAAGCGTTGATCCAAGCAACGGCGTTAGAAAAACCCTTATTCCTAGTAGTAGTGCAAGAAAAAGCATTATTCCTAGTAGTACTGCGAGAAAAAGTTTCCTTCCAAGCAGTAGTGCAAGAAAAAGCGTTATTTCGAATGATAGTGCCAGAAAAAGTTTTGCTCCCAGATCTACAAGTGCTAGTTCAAGTTTGGGGATAAATAACAGCATTAGAacgaaacaaattttaaatccaCTATTTAAAGATAGCGGTAATACAACAAAAAACGTTAATTCGGGATTGAATACTAGCAATTTTGTAAAGAATTTGGAAGTCGAAATCCAGTGCGATACTTGTACCATGAAATTTACAAATTGGACAGCGTTATTTAAGCACAAAGTTAAG AACCATGGGCTTCACACTCCTGACAAAAAAGTCTTAGAACCAAAACGGAAAGGGATTCACAAACCGCTTACTTTGCATGGAGGCATTCCCGCTAACGAGAGATTAAACAAAGCTTTCCAGATATTAAGACGAAATTTGGCGATGGTCGATGCTGATACAACCGAAGAATCAACACTAGGAGGCAAATCTGAACAAAAAAAAGATACTGTACTGCCGCAAATAGTCATATCTGAGCCTAGTCACgctaaacaataa